The window CCCGCTTACAAACTATGTAGAATTCTAATTCGGCGAAAGCTTTCAGAATAATGCTTGTCGAAGAACGCAGTTTTTCCTCTGCTCTTAATAAGATGTTTTCCGGGGCAACATCCAACGGTTTTCCATTTTCATCAAGGTATTTGCATAAAATGTTTAGCGTTGGCGTTGAACTAAATGGGTCAACGAAGGCAGATTCTGTCTTAGGCATAATGTAGACATCGCTCTTGTTCGGATCAATATAAGAGAACAAACTTGAACCGTCAACTCTTTCCCCAAATTCTAAAATTTCATGTAGCCTTTCCTTATTTTTAACCATAAAGCTTAGGGTTTTAAGGCGGCAATCTTCAGGGATGTGACAAAGGTTTACGATTTTTATGTCTTTTTCCTGAATAAGTTTGATAGCACCCTCTTCTGTAAAACATTGCATTTCCATTTCGAAACATCCTATACCGTTAAAGTGAAAGGAAGATATTATTTTGGGGCTCTCTTATTTTAACTTCTCGAAATGTGCTGCTGCTTCGCTATTAAGTTTAATCCTTTCTTAAGGCTAACATACGATTCTAACACGAGATTTTTCTGTATCAATTTTGCAAAATATGCGGATTTGAGCAAACAAATAAGATTTTTCCATAATGTCTAAATAAGAGATTAGACCAAGTAACTGTGGAGATGGGAGGAATTTTAGTGAAGAATATGTGCATAGCTTTAATCGTTTCTATGCTTGCAAATGTTGTATCTGCAAGCCAATTTGCCTTGTTTCCAGTGGAAGCAGCCGTTGCGAGAGTTCCTGGTGTTCATGCCGGAGACTGGGCGAAATACGAAGTAGTCTATAATTACACAACAAACGACCCTAACTCTCCTTACCCTCCACCTCCACCGGGAATCACGGACATTGAATCTTACAAAGTAGAGGTTCAATCAGTAACGGGCACAAATATCACGTTTCAAACTACAATTCGCTTTGGGAATGGCACGAAAATGTCTTGGACTATGTGGACGGATGTTTCCAGCTGGCTACAAACATTTCCCAATTTGCTTATTGCAGCAAACCTCAGTGTCGGGGATACAGTCTACAAGGAACCCTATTCAGCAGTGATCAACGCAACTTTGACACGCAGATATGCCTGGGCAGAAAGAGAGGTAAACTACTTTGGCCAGAGGGGCAACTACACTTCTCCCTATCCCAGCTTTCAAGAGATCTCAGAAATGCATGTTTACTGGGACAGATCTAGCGGAGTTCTTGCTGAATATGTAAATGACGTGCAGTATACCAAGCTTAAGGAGGGCTATGTGACTCGCATGTTTACACGTTTAGTAATTAAGGAAACTAACATTTGGGAAAGGACAGAGATTGTAAAGGTCAACGTGCGGTTCTCGCCACGGGTCTTAAATCTTAAAAGTAGAGGCAAATGGGCTCTCGTGGAGGTAGAACTTCCAAGAGAATACAAGAGCAGAGATGTTGATACTTCTTCAATAACCTTGAACGACACGATTACACCAAAAGGTGCGTGGAAGCTAGGACACCATTGGCTCTTGTTAAGGTTCAAACGCGCAGAGATCATCAGCCTTATTAAAGATCAGATTTCAATTAGAAATCGTCGATTCATCATCATTGTTTCACTTACGATTAGTGGAGAATTAAAGGATGGAGTGACCTTCGAGGGAACCAATAAAATCGGAGTCATAAACTGGCGCAATTTTCATGCTAGAACACCATTTCAAAAGATGTAACCGACTTCATCGAATGTGCTTTGCAGACACTCTCTTTTTCTAAATACAGTTTAATCAAAAACTAGAGAAATCCACTGCCGCTTCAACTTCTTTTTCTGTGGGAAATGCATTGCTAGCACTTACGCGAGAACACGTAATAGACGCAACAATTTGTCCATAATCAACAGACTTCTCAAGACTCCAATTTCGGAGCAGACCCTTAATCAAACCTGCTGAAAAACCGTCGCCTGCTCCTGTCGGATCAACCGTTTTGAACTTAACTCGCAATTGTGGTGATACTGGAAATTTCCGACATCCGTCACTAGAAAAGATTTCACATCCTTTGGCGCCCTTAGTTAGAATTATACTTTTTGGACCATACTTCAGTAGATTAGCAAGACTGCCCATTTTTTCTTTAGATGCCAATCTCAACTGTCTCCAACCTGCTTGGTTCAGAATAAATATAGTTGTGTGTTCAAGTACTCTGTGAAGATTTTCGACGCCAAACTTCATGTAAGGAACACCAGGCCGATAGACGACAACTTTGTCTCTTGCTTTTGCATAATCAGCGATTGCCGATGCGATTTCAACGAAGACTTCTCCGATATAAGTGATTTTGCATCGCCCAAGAATTTCCCAGTCAACTTCTTCGGGTGATGTCAGAGACATTGCGGATTGAGGTGAGCCGACGGTGAAGAGCCACCGATGTTCTTGGCTGTCGCTGAGAATTAGTGTCTGCAGCGAAAAGGCGTCTACAAAATGAATGTTCGATGTGTCAATATTGTTTTTGTTCAAATTCTCTAACAACACTCTTCCTGCAGAGTCTCTTCCAATTCTTCCAAAAAAGGTAACTGGAACATTAAGCTTGGCAAGAGCAACAGCTACGTTAGCGCCCATTCCGCCTAGATAACGACCTGTCTC is drawn from Candidatus Bathyarchaeota archaeon and contains these coding sequences:
- a CDS encoding carbohydrate kinase family protein; translation: MKQEISDERVWPYILPFPLNPAKRGLIWSILQSRVGLKILENVSVDRRTYQHDLIEKLPYSNKSIIKYLKEMVEAVILEHGMEVSMERGRTVWIKWYKPTSLGKWLVLFLKPPSDVSPDLTKTVIEELFRLYSSSIVEVCQRYGMDIDLFHRDLDKQYLLKASMEQPQIKHEVAVFGSAALDIYGTLKKLPAADEVAYVEETGRYLGGMGANVAVALAKLNVPVTFFGRIGRDSAGRVLLENLNKNNIDTSNIHFVDAFSLQTLILSDSQEHRWLFTVGSPQSAMSLTSPEEVDWEILGRCKITYIGEVFVEIASAIADYAKARDKVVVYRPGVPYMKFGVENLHRVLEHTTIFILNQAGWRQLRLASKEKMGSLANLLKYGPKSIILTKGAKGCEIFSSDGCRKFPVSPQLRVKFKTVDPTGAGDGFSAGLIKGLLRNWSLEKSVDYGQIVASITCSRVSASNAFPTEKEVEAAVDFSSF